A section of the Papio anubis isolate 15944 chromosome 16, Panubis1.0, whole genome shotgun sequence genome encodes:
- the MRTFA gene encoding myocardin-related transcription factor A isoform X4, whose translation MTLLEPDMLMMAVQSVLQLKLQQRRTREELVSQGIMPPLKSPAAFHEQRRSLERARTEDYLKRKIRSRPERSELVRMHILEETSAEPSLQAKQLKLKRARLADDLNEKIAQRPGPMELVEKNILPVESSLKEAIIVGQVNYPKVADSSSFDEDSSDALSPEQPASHESQGSVPSPLEARVSEPLPSATSASPTQVVSQLPMGPDSGEMLFLAEQPPLPPPPLLPPSLTNGTTVPTAKPTPTLIKQSQPKSASEKSQRSKKAKELKPKVKKLKYHQYIPPDQKQDRGAPPMDSSYAKILQQQQLFLQLQILNQQQQQHHNYQAILPAPPKSAGEALGSSGTPPVRSLSTTNSSSSSGAPGPCGLARQNSTSLTGKPGALPANLDDMKVAELKQELKLRSLPVSGTKTELIERLRAYQDQIGPVPGAPKAPATTSILHKAGEVVVAFPAARLSTGPALVAAGLAPTEVVVATVTSNGVVKFGSTGSTPPVSPTPSERSLLSTGDENSTPGDTFGEMVTSPLTQLTLQASPLQILVKEEGPRAGSCCLSPGGRAELEGRDKDQMLQEKDKQIEELTRMLRQKQQLVERLRLQLEQEKRAQQPAPTPVPTPAPLGMPVKQENSFSSCQLSRQPLGPAHPFSPSLAAPTTNHVDPCAAAPGPPSVVVKQEAVQPEPEPVPAPQLLLGPQGPGLIKGVAPPTLITDSTGTHLVLTVTNKNADSPGLSSGSPQQPSSQPGSPVPAASAQMDLEHPLQPVFGTPTSLLKKEPPGYEEAMSQQPKQQENGSSSQQMDDLFDILIQSGEISADFKEPPSLPGKEKPSPKTACGSPLAAQPSPSAELPQAAPPPPGSPSLPGRLEDFLESSTGLPLLTSGHEGPEPLSLIDDLHSQMLSSTAILDHPPSPMDTSELHFAPEPSSTMGLDLADGHLDSMDWLELSSGGPVLSLAPLSTTAPSLFSTDFLDGHDLQLHWDSCL comes from the exons AAACCTCGGCTGAGCCGTCCCTCCAGGCCAAGCAGCTGAAGCTGAAGAGAGCCAGACTAGCCGATGACCTCAATGAGAAGATTGCACAGAGGCCTGGCCCCATGGAGCTGGTGGAGAAGAACATCCTTCCTGTTGAGTCCAGCCTGAAGGAAGCCATCATTG TGGGCCAGGTGAACTATCCCAAAGTCGCAGACAGCTCTTCCTTCGATGAGGACAGCAGCGATGCCTTATCCCCCGAGCAGCCTGCCAGCCATGAGTCCCAGGGTTCTGTGCCGTCACCCCTGGAGGCCCGAGTCAGCGAACCACTGCCCAGTGCCACCTCTGCATCCCCCACCCAG GTTGTGTCTCAACTTCCGATGGGCCCGGATTCCGGAGAAATGCTTTTCCTGGCAGAgcagcctcctctgcctcccccacctctgctgcctcccagcctcaCCAATGGAACCACTGTCCCCACTGCCAAGCCCACCCCCACACTCATTAAG CAAAGCCAACCCAAGTCTGCCAGTGAGAAGTCGCAGCGCAGCAAGAAGGCCAAGGAGCTGAAGCCAAAGGTGAAGAAGCTCAAGTACCACCAGTACATCCCCCCGGACCAGAAGCAGGACAGGGGGGCACCCCCCATGGACTCATCCTACGCCAAGatcctgcagcagcagcagctcttcCTCCAGCTGCAGATCCtcaaccagcagcagcagcagcaccacaACTACCAGGCCATCCTGCCTGCCCCGCCAAA GTCAGCAGGTGAGGCCCTGGGAAGCAGCGGGACCCCCCCAGTACGCAGCCTCTCCACTACCAATAGCAGCTCCAGCTCAGGTGCCCCTGGGCCCTGTGGGCTGGCACGTCAGAACAGCACCTCACTGACTGGCAAGCCGGGAGCCCTGCCAGCCAACCTGGATGACATGAAG GTggcagagctgaagcaggagctGAAGTTGCGATCACTGCCCGTCTCAGGCACCAAAACTGAGCTGATTGAGCGCCTTCGAGCCTACCAAGACCAAATCGGCCCTGTCCCAGGAGCCCCCAaggcccctgccaccacctcTATCCTGCACAAGGCTGGCGAGGTGGTGGTAGCCTTCCCGGCGGCCCGGCTGAGCACAGGGCCAGCTCTGGTGGCAGCAGGCCTGGCCCCAACTGAGGTGGTGGTGGCCACGGTGACCAGCAATGGAGTGGTGAAATTTGGCAGCACAGGCTCCACACCGCCTGTGTCTCCTACCCCCTCAGAGCGCTCACTGCTCAGCACCGGCGATGAAAACTCCACCCCCGGGGACACCTTTGGTGAGATGGTGACGTCTCCCCTGACGCAGCTGACTCTGCAGGCCTCGCCACTGCAGATCCTCGTGAAGGAGGAGGGCCCCCGGGCCGGGTCCTGTTGCCTGAGCCCTGGGGGGCGGGCAGAGCTAGAAGGGCGCGACAAGGACCAGATGCTGCAGGAGAAAGACAAGCAGATCGAGGAGCTGACGCGCATGCTCCGGCAGAAGCAGCAGCTGGTGGAGCGGCTCAGGCTGCAGCTGGAGCAGGAGAAGCGAGCCCAGCAGCCCGCCCCAACTCCCGtgcccacccctgcccctctCGGCATGCCAGTGAAGCAAGAGAACAGCTTCTCCAGCTGCCAACTGAGCCGACAGCCCTTGGGCCCTGCGCACCCATTCAGCCCCAGCCTGGCGGCCCCAACCACCAACCATGTAGACCCTTGTGCTGCGGCCCCGGGGCCCCCGTCCGTGGTGGTGAAGCAGGAAGCTGTGCAGCCTGAGCCCGAGCCGGTCCCCGCCCCCCAGCTGCTTCTGGGTCCTCAGGGCCCTGGCCTCATCAAGGGGGTTGCACCTCCCACCCTCATCACTGACTCCACAGGGACCCACCTTGTCCTCACCGTGACCAATAAGAATGCAGACAGCCCTGGCCTGTCCAGTGGAAGCCCCCAGCAG CCCTCATCCCAGCCTGGCTCTCCAGTGCCTGCCGCCTCTGCCCAGATGGACCTAGAGCACCCACTGCAGCCCGTCTTTGGGACCCCCACTTCTCTGCTGAAGAAGGAACCACCTGGCTATGAGGAAGCCATGAGCCAGCAGCCCAAACAGCAG GAAAATGGTTCCTCAAGCCAGCAGATGGACGACCTGTTTGACATTCTCATTCAGAGCGGAG AAATTTCAGCAGATTTCAAGGAGCCGCCGTCCCTGCCAGGGAAGGAGAAGCCATCCCCGAAGACAGCCTGTGGGTCCCCCCTGGCAGCACAGCCATCACCCTCTGCTGAGCTCCCCCAGGCTGCCCCACCTCCGCCGGGctcaccctccctccctgggCGCCTGGAGGACTTCCTGGAGAGCAGCACGGGGCTGCCCCTGCTGACCAGTGGGCATGAGGGGCCAGAGCCCCTTTCCCTCATTGATGACCTCCATAGCCAGATGCTGAGCAGCACTGCCATCCTGGACCACCCCCCGTCACCCATGGACACCTCGGAATTGCACTTTGCTCCTGAGCCCAGCAGCACCATGGGCCTGGACCTGGCTGATGGCCACCTGGACAGCATGGACTGGCTGGAGCTGTCGTCAGGTGGTCCTGTGCTGAGCCTGGCCCCACTCAGCACCACAGCCCCCAGCCTCTTCTCCACAGACTTCCTTGATGGCCATGATTTGCAGCTGCACTGGGATTCCTGCTTGTAG
- the MRTFA gene encoding myocardin-related transcription factor A isoform X6 codes for MHILEETSAEPSLQAKQLKLKRARLADDLNEKIAQRPGPMELVEKNILPVESSLKEAIIVGQVNYPKVADSSSFDEDSSDALSPEQPASHESQGSVPSPLEARVSEPLPSATSASPTQVVSQLPMGPDSGEMLFLAEQPPLPPPPLLPPSLTNGTTVPTAKPTPTLIKQSQPKSASEKSQRSKKAKELKPKVKKLKYHQYIPPDQKQDRGAPPMDSSYAKILQQQQLFLQLQILNQQQQQHHNYQAILPAPPKSAGEALGSSGTPPVRSLSTTNSSSSSGAPGPCGLARQNSTSLTGKPGALPANLDDMKVAELKQELKLRSLPVSGTKTELIERLRAYQDQIGPVPGAPKAPATTSILHKAGEVVVAFPAARLSTGPALVAAGLAPTEVVVATVTSNGVVKFGSTGSTPPVSPTPSERSLLSTGDENSTPGDTFGEMVTSPLTQLTLQASPLQILVKEEGPRAGSCCLSPGGRAELEGRDKDQMLQEKDKQIEELTRMLRQKQQLVERLRLQLEQEKRAQQPAPTPVPTPAPLGMPVKQENSFSSCQLSRQPLGPAHPFSPSLAAPTTNHVDPCAAAPGPPSVVVKQEAVQPEPEPVPAPQLLLGPQGPGLIKGVAPPTLITDSTGTHLVLTVTNKNADSPGLSSGSPQQPSSQPGSPVPAASAQMDLEHPLQPVFGTPTSLLKKEPPGYEEAMSQQPKQQENGSSSQQMDDLFDILIQSGEISADFKEPPSLPGKEKPSPKTACGSPLAAQPSPSAELPQAAPPPPGSPSLPGRLEDFLESSTGLPLLTSGHEGPEPLSLIDDLHSQMLSSTAILDHPPSPMDTSELHFAPEPSSTMGLDLADGHLDSMDWLELSSGGPVLSLAPLSTTAPSLFSTDFLDGHDLQLHWDSCL; via the exons AAACCTCGGCTGAGCCGTCCCTCCAGGCCAAGCAGCTGAAGCTGAAGAGAGCCAGACTAGCCGATGACCTCAATGAGAAGATTGCACAGAGGCCTGGCCCCATGGAGCTGGTGGAGAAGAACATCCTTCCTGTTGAGTCCAGCCTGAAGGAAGCCATCATTG TGGGCCAGGTGAACTATCCCAAAGTCGCAGACAGCTCTTCCTTCGATGAGGACAGCAGCGATGCCTTATCCCCCGAGCAGCCTGCCAGCCATGAGTCCCAGGGTTCTGTGCCGTCACCCCTGGAGGCCCGAGTCAGCGAACCACTGCCCAGTGCCACCTCTGCATCCCCCACCCAG GTTGTGTCTCAACTTCCGATGGGCCCGGATTCCGGAGAAATGCTTTTCCTGGCAGAgcagcctcctctgcctcccccacctctgctgcctcccagcctcaCCAATGGAACCACTGTCCCCACTGCCAAGCCCACCCCCACACTCATTAAG CAAAGCCAACCCAAGTCTGCCAGTGAGAAGTCGCAGCGCAGCAAGAAGGCCAAGGAGCTGAAGCCAAAGGTGAAGAAGCTCAAGTACCACCAGTACATCCCCCCGGACCAGAAGCAGGACAGGGGGGCACCCCCCATGGACTCATCCTACGCCAAGatcctgcagcagcagcagctcttcCTCCAGCTGCAGATCCtcaaccagcagcagcagcagcaccacaACTACCAGGCCATCCTGCCTGCCCCGCCAAA GTCAGCAGGTGAGGCCCTGGGAAGCAGCGGGACCCCCCCAGTACGCAGCCTCTCCACTACCAATAGCAGCTCCAGCTCAGGTGCCCCTGGGCCCTGTGGGCTGGCACGTCAGAACAGCACCTCACTGACTGGCAAGCCGGGAGCCCTGCCAGCCAACCTGGATGACATGAAG GTggcagagctgaagcaggagctGAAGTTGCGATCACTGCCCGTCTCAGGCACCAAAACTGAGCTGATTGAGCGCCTTCGAGCCTACCAAGACCAAATCGGCCCTGTCCCAGGAGCCCCCAaggcccctgccaccacctcTATCCTGCACAAGGCTGGCGAGGTGGTGGTAGCCTTCCCGGCGGCCCGGCTGAGCACAGGGCCAGCTCTGGTGGCAGCAGGCCTGGCCCCAACTGAGGTGGTGGTGGCCACGGTGACCAGCAATGGAGTGGTGAAATTTGGCAGCACAGGCTCCACACCGCCTGTGTCTCCTACCCCCTCAGAGCGCTCACTGCTCAGCACCGGCGATGAAAACTCCACCCCCGGGGACACCTTTGGTGAGATGGTGACGTCTCCCCTGACGCAGCTGACTCTGCAGGCCTCGCCACTGCAGATCCTCGTGAAGGAGGAGGGCCCCCGGGCCGGGTCCTGTTGCCTGAGCCCTGGGGGGCGGGCAGAGCTAGAAGGGCGCGACAAGGACCAGATGCTGCAGGAGAAAGACAAGCAGATCGAGGAGCTGACGCGCATGCTCCGGCAGAAGCAGCAGCTGGTGGAGCGGCTCAGGCTGCAGCTGGAGCAGGAGAAGCGAGCCCAGCAGCCCGCCCCAACTCCCGtgcccacccctgcccctctCGGCATGCCAGTGAAGCAAGAGAACAGCTTCTCCAGCTGCCAACTGAGCCGACAGCCCTTGGGCCCTGCGCACCCATTCAGCCCCAGCCTGGCGGCCCCAACCACCAACCATGTAGACCCTTGTGCTGCGGCCCCGGGGCCCCCGTCCGTGGTGGTGAAGCAGGAAGCTGTGCAGCCTGAGCCCGAGCCGGTCCCCGCCCCCCAGCTGCTTCTGGGTCCTCAGGGCCCTGGCCTCATCAAGGGGGTTGCACCTCCCACCCTCATCACTGACTCCACAGGGACCCACCTTGTCCTCACCGTGACCAATAAGAATGCAGACAGCCCTGGCCTGTCCAGTGGAAGCCCCCAGCAG CCCTCATCCCAGCCTGGCTCTCCAGTGCCTGCCGCCTCTGCCCAGATGGACCTAGAGCACCCACTGCAGCCCGTCTTTGGGACCCCCACTTCTCTGCTGAAGAAGGAACCACCTGGCTATGAGGAAGCCATGAGCCAGCAGCCCAAACAGCAG GAAAATGGTTCCTCAAGCCAGCAGATGGACGACCTGTTTGACATTCTCATTCAGAGCGGAG AAATTTCAGCAGATTTCAAGGAGCCGCCGTCCCTGCCAGGGAAGGAGAAGCCATCCCCGAAGACAGCCTGTGGGTCCCCCCTGGCAGCACAGCCATCACCCTCTGCTGAGCTCCCCCAGGCTGCCCCACCTCCGCCGGGctcaccctccctccctgggCGCCTGGAGGACTTCCTGGAGAGCAGCACGGGGCTGCCCCTGCTGACCAGTGGGCATGAGGGGCCAGAGCCCCTTTCCCTCATTGATGACCTCCATAGCCAGATGCTGAGCAGCACTGCCATCCTGGACCACCCCCCGTCACCCATGGACACCTCGGAATTGCACTTTGCTCCTGAGCCCAGCAGCACCATGGGCCTGGACCTGGCTGATGGCCACCTGGACAGCATGGACTGGCTGGAGCTGTCGTCAGGTGGTCCTGTGCTGAGCCTGGCCCCACTCAGCACCACAGCCCCCAGCCTCTTCTCCACAGACTTCCTTGATGGCCATGATTTGCAGCTGCACTGGGATTCCTGCTTGTAG
- the MRTFA gene encoding myocardin-related transcription factor A isoform X7, translated as MPPLKSPAAFHEQRRSLERARTEDYLKRKIRSRPERSELVRMHILEETSAEPSLQAKQLKLKRARLADDLNEKIAQRPGPMELVEKNILPVESSLKEAIIVGQVNYPKVADSSSFDEDSSDALSPEQPASHESQGSVPSPLEARVSEPLPSATSASPTQQSQPKSASEKSQRSKKAKELKPKVKKLKYHQYIPPDQKQDRGAPPMDSSYAKILQQQQLFLQLQILNQQQQQHHNYQAILPAPPKSAGEALGSSGTPPVRSLSTTNSSSSSGAPGPCGLARQNSTSLTGKPGALPANLDDMKVAELKQELKLRSLPVSGTKTELIERLRAYQDQIGPVPGAPKAPATTSILHKAGEVVVAFPAARLSTGPALVAAGLAPTEVVVATVTSNGVVKFGSTGSTPPVSPTPSERSLLSTGDENSTPGDTFGEMVTSPLTQLTLQASPLQILVKEEGPRAGSCCLSPGGRAELEGRDKDQMLQEKDKQIEELTRMLRQKQQLVERLRLQLEQEKRAQQPAPTPVPTPAPLGMPVKQENSFSSCQLSRQPLGPAHPFSPSLAAPTTNHVDPCAAAPGPPSVVVKQEAVQPEPEPVPAPQLLLGPQGPGLIKGVAPPTLITDSTGTHLVLTVTNKNADSPGLSSGSPQQPSSQPGSPVPAASAQMDLEHPLQPVFGTPTSLLKKEPPGYEEAMSQQPKQQENGSSSQQMDDLFDILIQSGEISADFKEPPSLPGKEKPSPKTACGSPLAAQPSPSAELPQAAPPPPGSPSLPGRLEDFLESSTGLPLLTSGHEGPEPLSLIDDLHSQMLSSTAILDHPPSPMDTSELHFAPEPSSTMGLDLADGHLDSMDWLELSSGGPVLSLAPLSTTAPSLFSTDFLDGHDLQLHWDSCL; from the exons AAACCTCGGCTGAGCCGTCCCTCCAGGCCAAGCAGCTGAAGCTGAAGAGAGCCAGACTAGCCGATGACCTCAATGAGAAGATTGCACAGAGGCCTGGCCCCATGGAGCTGGTGGAGAAGAACATCCTTCCTGTTGAGTCCAGCCTGAAGGAAGCCATCATTG TGGGCCAGGTGAACTATCCCAAAGTCGCAGACAGCTCTTCCTTCGATGAGGACAGCAGCGATGCCTTATCCCCCGAGCAGCCTGCCAGCCATGAGTCCCAGGGTTCTGTGCCGTCACCCCTGGAGGCCCGAGTCAGCGAACCACTGCCCAGTGCCACCTCTGCATCCCCCACCCAG CAAAGCCAACCCAAGTCTGCCAGTGAGAAGTCGCAGCGCAGCAAGAAGGCCAAGGAGCTGAAGCCAAAGGTGAAGAAGCTCAAGTACCACCAGTACATCCCCCCGGACCAGAAGCAGGACAGGGGGGCACCCCCCATGGACTCATCCTACGCCAAGatcctgcagcagcagcagctcttcCTCCAGCTGCAGATCCtcaaccagcagcagcagcagcaccacaACTACCAGGCCATCCTGCCTGCCCCGCCAAA GTCAGCAGGTGAGGCCCTGGGAAGCAGCGGGACCCCCCCAGTACGCAGCCTCTCCACTACCAATAGCAGCTCCAGCTCAGGTGCCCCTGGGCCCTGTGGGCTGGCACGTCAGAACAGCACCTCACTGACTGGCAAGCCGGGAGCCCTGCCAGCCAACCTGGATGACATGAAG GTggcagagctgaagcaggagctGAAGTTGCGATCACTGCCCGTCTCAGGCACCAAAACTGAGCTGATTGAGCGCCTTCGAGCCTACCAAGACCAAATCGGCCCTGTCCCAGGAGCCCCCAaggcccctgccaccacctcTATCCTGCACAAGGCTGGCGAGGTGGTGGTAGCCTTCCCGGCGGCCCGGCTGAGCACAGGGCCAGCTCTGGTGGCAGCAGGCCTGGCCCCAACTGAGGTGGTGGTGGCCACGGTGACCAGCAATGGAGTGGTGAAATTTGGCAGCACAGGCTCCACACCGCCTGTGTCTCCTACCCCCTCAGAGCGCTCACTGCTCAGCACCGGCGATGAAAACTCCACCCCCGGGGACACCTTTGGTGAGATGGTGACGTCTCCCCTGACGCAGCTGACTCTGCAGGCCTCGCCACTGCAGATCCTCGTGAAGGAGGAGGGCCCCCGGGCCGGGTCCTGTTGCCTGAGCCCTGGGGGGCGGGCAGAGCTAGAAGGGCGCGACAAGGACCAGATGCTGCAGGAGAAAGACAAGCAGATCGAGGAGCTGACGCGCATGCTCCGGCAGAAGCAGCAGCTGGTGGAGCGGCTCAGGCTGCAGCTGGAGCAGGAGAAGCGAGCCCAGCAGCCCGCCCCAACTCCCGtgcccacccctgcccctctCGGCATGCCAGTGAAGCAAGAGAACAGCTTCTCCAGCTGCCAACTGAGCCGACAGCCCTTGGGCCCTGCGCACCCATTCAGCCCCAGCCTGGCGGCCCCAACCACCAACCATGTAGACCCTTGTGCTGCGGCCCCGGGGCCCCCGTCCGTGGTGGTGAAGCAGGAAGCTGTGCAGCCTGAGCCCGAGCCGGTCCCCGCCCCCCAGCTGCTTCTGGGTCCTCAGGGCCCTGGCCTCATCAAGGGGGTTGCACCTCCCACCCTCATCACTGACTCCACAGGGACCCACCTTGTCCTCACCGTGACCAATAAGAATGCAGACAGCCCTGGCCTGTCCAGTGGAAGCCCCCAGCAG CCCTCATCCCAGCCTGGCTCTCCAGTGCCTGCCGCCTCTGCCCAGATGGACCTAGAGCACCCACTGCAGCCCGTCTTTGGGACCCCCACTTCTCTGCTGAAGAAGGAACCACCTGGCTATGAGGAAGCCATGAGCCAGCAGCCCAAACAGCAG GAAAATGGTTCCTCAAGCCAGCAGATGGACGACCTGTTTGACATTCTCATTCAGAGCGGAG AAATTTCAGCAGATTTCAAGGAGCCGCCGTCCCTGCCAGGGAAGGAGAAGCCATCCCCGAAGACAGCCTGTGGGTCCCCCCTGGCAGCACAGCCATCACCCTCTGCTGAGCTCCCCCAGGCTGCCCCACCTCCGCCGGGctcaccctccctccctgggCGCCTGGAGGACTTCCTGGAGAGCAGCACGGGGCTGCCCCTGCTGACCAGTGGGCATGAGGGGCCAGAGCCCCTTTCCCTCATTGATGACCTCCATAGCCAGATGCTGAGCAGCACTGCCATCCTGGACCACCCCCCGTCACCCATGGACACCTCGGAATTGCACTTTGCTCCTGAGCCCAGCAGCACCATGGGCCTGGACCTGGCTGATGGCCACCTGGACAGCATGGACTGGCTGGAGCTGTCGTCAGGTGGTCCTGTGCTGAGCCTGGCCCCACTCAGCACCACAGCCCCCAGCCTCTTCTCCACAGACTTCCTTGATGGCCATGATTTGCAGCTGCACTGGGATTCCTGCTTGTAG
- the MRTFA gene encoding myocardin-related transcription factor A isoform X5 gives MPPLKSPAAFHEQRRSLERARTEDYLKRKIRSRPERSELVRMHILEETSAEPSLQAKQLKLKRARLADDLNEKIAQRPGPMELVEKNILPVESSLKEAIIVGQVNYPKVADSSSFDEDSSDALSPEQPASHESQGSVPSPLEARVSEPLPSATSASPTQVVSQLPMGPDSGEMLFLAEQPPLPPPPLLPPSLTNGTTVPTAKPTPTLIKQSQPKSASEKSQRSKKAKELKPKVKKLKYHQYIPPDQKQDRGAPPMDSSYAKILQQQQLFLQLQILNQQQQQHHNYQAILPAPPKSAGEALGSSGTPPVRSLSTTNSSSSSGAPGPCGLARQNSTSLTGKPGALPANLDDMKVAELKQELKLRSLPVSGTKTELIERLRAYQDQIGPVPGAPKAPATTSILHKAGEVVVAFPAARLSTGPALVAAGLAPTEVVVATVTSNGVVKFGSTGSTPPVSPTPSERSLLSTGDENSTPGDTFGEMVTSPLTQLTLQASPLQILVKEEGPRAGSCCLSPGGRAELEGRDKDQMLQEKDKQIEELTRMLRQKQQLVERLRLQLEQEKRAQQPAPTPVPTPAPLGMPVKQENSFSSCQLSRQPLGPAHPFSPSLAAPTTNHVDPCAAAPGPPSVVVKQEAVQPEPEPVPAPQLLLGPQGPGLIKGVAPPTLITDSTGTHLVLTVTNKNADSPGLSSGSPQQPSSQPGSPVPAASAQMDLEHPLQPVFGTPTSLLKKEPPGYEEAMSQQPKQQENGSSSQQMDDLFDILIQSGEISADFKEPPSLPGKEKPSPKTACGSPLAAQPSPSAELPQAAPPPPGSPSLPGRLEDFLESSTGLPLLTSGHEGPEPLSLIDDLHSQMLSSTAILDHPPSPMDTSELHFAPEPSSTMGLDLADGHLDSMDWLELSSGGPVLSLAPLSTTAPSLFSTDFLDGHDLQLHWDSCL, from the exons AAACCTCGGCTGAGCCGTCCCTCCAGGCCAAGCAGCTGAAGCTGAAGAGAGCCAGACTAGCCGATGACCTCAATGAGAAGATTGCACAGAGGCCTGGCCCCATGGAGCTGGTGGAGAAGAACATCCTTCCTGTTGAGTCCAGCCTGAAGGAAGCCATCATTG TGGGCCAGGTGAACTATCCCAAAGTCGCAGACAGCTCTTCCTTCGATGAGGACAGCAGCGATGCCTTATCCCCCGAGCAGCCTGCCAGCCATGAGTCCCAGGGTTCTGTGCCGTCACCCCTGGAGGCCCGAGTCAGCGAACCACTGCCCAGTGCCACCTCTGCATCCCCCACCCAG GTTGTGTCTCAACTTCCGATGGGCCCGGATTCCGGAGAAATGCTTTTCCTGGCAGAgcagcctcctctgcctcccccacctctgctgcctcccagcctcaCCAATGGAACCACTGTCCCCACTGCCAAGCCCACCCCCACACTCATTAAG CAAAGCCAACCCAAGTCTGCCAGTGAGAAGTCGCAGCGCAGCAAGAAGGCCAAGGAGCTGAAGCCAAAGGTGAAGAAGCTCAAGTACCACCAGTACATCCCCCCGGACCAGAAGCAGGACAGGGGGGCACCCCCCATGGACTCATCCTACGCCAAGatcctgcagcagcagcagctcttcCTCCAGCTGCAGATCCtcaaccagcagcagcagcagcaccacaACTACCAGGCCATCCTGCCTGCCCCGCCAAA GTCAGCAGGTGAGGCCCTGGGAAGCAGCGGGACCCCCCCAGTACGCAGCCTCTCCACTACCAATAGCAGCTCCAGCTCAGGTGCCCCTGGGCCCTGTGGGCTGGCACGTCAGAACAGCACCTCACTGACTGGCAAGCCGGGAGCCCTGCCAGCCAACCTGGATGACATGAAG GTggcagagctgaagcaggagctGAAGTTGCGATCACTGCCCGTCTCAGGCACCAAAACTGAGCTGATTGAGCGCCTTCGAGCCTACCAAGACCAAATCGGCCCTGTCCCAGGAGCCCCCAaggcccctgccaccacctcTATCCTGCACAAGGCTGGCGAGGTGGTGGTAGCCTTCCCGGCGGCCCGGCTGAGCACAGGGCCAGCTCTGGTGGCAGCAGGCCTGGCCCCAACTGAGGTGGTGGTGGCCACGGTGACCAGCAATGGAGTGGTGAAATTTGGCAGCACAGGCTCCACACCGCCTGTGTCTCCTACCCCCTCAGAGCGCTCACTGCTCAGCACCGGCGATGAAAACTCCACCCCCGGGGACACCTTTGGTGAGATGGTGACGTCTCCCCTGACGCAGCTGACTCTGCAGGCCTCGCCACTGCAGATCCTCGTGAAGGAGGAGGGCCCCCGGGCCGGGTCCTGTTGCCTGAGCCCTGGGGGGCGGGCAGAGCTAGAAGGGCGCGACAAGGACCAGATGCTGCAGGAGAAAGACAAGCAGATCGAGGAGCTGACGCGCATGCTCCGGCAGAAGCAGCAGCTGGTGGAGCGGCTCAGGCTGCAGCTGGAGCAGGAGAAGCGAGCCCAGCAGCCCGCCCCAACTCCCGtgcccacccctgcccctctCGGCATGCCAGTGAAGCAAGAGAACAGCTTCTCCAGCTGCCAACTGAGCCGACAGCCCTTGGGCCCTGCGCACCCATTCAGCCCCAGCCTGGCGGCCCCAACCACCAACCATGTAGACCCTTGTGCTGCGGCCCCGGGGCCCCCGTCCGTGGTGGTGAAGCAGGAAGCTGTGCAGCCTGAGCCCGAGCCGGTCCCCGCCCCCCAGCTGCTTCTGGGTCCTCAGGGCCCTGGCCTCATCAAGGGGGTTGCACCTCCCACCCTCATCACTGACTCCACAGGGACCCACCTTGTCCTCACCGTGACCAATAAGAATGCAGACAGCCCTGGCCTGTCCAGTGGAAGCCCCCAGCAG CCCTCATCCCAGCCTGGCTCTCCAGTGCCTGCCGCCTCTGCCCAGATGGACCTAGAGCACCCACTGCAGCCCGTCTTTGGGACCCCCACTTCTCTGCTGAAGAAGGAACCACCTGGCTATGAGGAAGCCATGAGCCAGCAGCCCAAACAGCAG GAAAATGGTTCCTCAAGCCAGCAGATGGACGACCTGTTTGACATTCTCATTCAGAGCGGAG AAATTTCAGCAGATTTCAAGGAGCCGCCGTCCCTGCCAGGGAAGGAGAAGCCATCCCCGAAGACAGCCTGTGGGTCCCCCCTGGCAGCACAGCCATCACCCTCTGCTGAGCTCCCCCAGGCTGCCCCACCTCCGCCGGGctcaccctccctccctgggCGCCTGGAGGACTTCCTGGAGAGCAGCACGGGGCTGCCCCTGCTGACCAGTGGGCATGAGGGGCCAGAGCCCCTTTCCCTCATTGATGACCTCCATAGCCAGATGCTGAGCAGCACTGCCATCCTGGACCACCCCCCGTCACCCATGGACACCTCGGAATTGCACTTTGCTCCTGAGCCCAGCAGCACCATGGGCCTGGACCTGGCTGATGGCCACCTGGACAGCATGGACTGGCTGGAGCTGTCGTCAGGTGGTCCTGTGCTGAGCCTGGCCCCACTCAGCACCACAGCCCCCAGCCTCTTCTCCACAGACTTCCTTGATGGCCATGATTTGCAGCTGCACTGGGATTCCTGCTTGTAG